In one Nicotiana sylvestris chromosome 8, ASM39365v2, whole genome shotgun sequence genomic region, the following are encoded:
- the LOC104246743 gene encoding U-box domain-containing protein 4 has product MGKCHRGNDVASVVLDRPSSTPPGPDHFKLWSSFSRASFRRMILDAFRCGGGGRHKRASRSPSDQPPPGPGPVDPVNLRSKCERNEKQKKPAGSDRLSELLRLSESSENEEDVRRKEQMLEEFKGVVKRLQSSHVDAVLEGAKEVRRFTKEDSDARTTLALLGAIPPLIALLDSEDSVSQIAALYALLNLGIGNDANKAAIVKAGAVHKMLKLVVIEFPNPEVAEAVVANFLGLSALDSNKPIIGSSGAIAFLVKTLKNVENTNSCQARQDSLRALYNLSISPLNVITILESDLIPYLMNKLGDMDVTERILSILCNVVSVAEARKAISSVPDVFPMLIDILSWTDAPGCQEKASYILMVMAHKSYGDRQTMIEAGVASALLELTLLGSTLAQKRASRILESLRVDKGKQVSENYGGGGVGATISAPQASTAYSSSVQSKDRMDDDMMSEEKKAVKQLVQQSLQSNMKRIVKRANLPHEFVPSDHLKSLTSSSTSKSLPF; this is encoded by the exons ATGGGCAAGTGTCATCGCGGAAATGACGTGGCATCGGTCGTCCTCGACCGTCCTTCTTCCACTCCTCCCGGACCTGATCACTTCAAGCTATGGTCTTCTTTTTCTCGCGCTTCTTTCCGCCGCATGATCCTCGACGCCTTCCGCTGCGGTGGCGGCGGACGTCACAAGCGTGCTTCCAGGTCTCCTTCCGACCAGCCACCGCCGGGACCGGGACCTGTCGATCCCGTCAACCTAAGATCTAAATGTGAACGCAACGAAAAACAGAAGAAACCTGCCGGATCCGACAGGTTGTCGGAGCTGTTGAGGCTGTCGGAGTCGTCAGAGAACGAAGAGGACGTCCGGCGAAAGGAGCAAATGTTGGAGGAGTTTAAGGGAGTAGTCAAACGCTTACAGAGTAGCCACGTCGACGCCGTTTTGGAAGGAGCCAAGGAGGTCCGGCGGTTTACTAAAGAGGACTCCGACGCCAGAACCACCCTTGCTTTGCTCGGAGCGATTCCACCGCTCATAGCATTGCTTGATTCAGAAGATTCCGTTTCTCAGATCGCCGCTCTCTATGCTCTGCTTAACCTTGGAATTGGCAATGATGC AAATAAAGCAGCTATCGTCAAGGCAGGGGCTGTCCACAAGATGCTCAAGCTAGTAGTAATTGAATTCCCAAACCCAGAGGTCGCTGAAGCTGTAGTTGCTAATTTTCTTGGATTGAGTGCGTTGGACTCCAATAAACCCATAATTGGTTCATCTGGAGCAATTGCATTTCTGGTGAAAACTCTGAAGAATGTGGAGAACACAAACAGTTGTCAGGCTAGACAAGACTCGTTGCGAGCGCTTTACAACCTTTCCATCTCGCCTTTGAACGTTATCACCATACTTGAGAGCGATCTCATACCTTATCTCATGAACAAATTGGGAGATATGGATGTAACAGAGAGAATTCTGTCCATTCTTTGCAATGTAGTATCAGTGGCAGAGGCCCGGAAGGCAATTAGTAGTGTACCCGATGTCTTCCCCATGTTGATTGATATTCTGAGTTGGACGGATGCACCAGGTTGCCAAGAGAAAGCATCATACATTTTGATGGTGATGGCTCACAAGTCATATGGAGATAGACAGACAATGATTGAGGCTGGAGTTGCTTCAGCCCTGCTCGAATTGACACTTTTAGGCAGCACATTAGCTCAAAAGCGGGCATCCAGAATTTTGGAATCCTTGAGGGTGGACAAAGGAAAGCAAGTTTCTGAAAACTATGGAGGTGGTGGTGTGGGCGCGACAATATCTGCCCCACAAGCTTCTACGGCATATTCTTCAAGTGTTCAATCGAAAGATCGGATGGATGATGATATGATGAGTGAAGAGAAAAAAGCAGTGAAGCAATTAGTTCAGCAGAGCTTGCAGAGTAACATGAAGAGGATAGTGAAGAGGGCTAACTTACCCCATGAATTTGTTCCTTCTGATCATTTGAAGTCCCTCACATCAAGCTCAACTTCTAAGAGCCTGCCATTTTGA